The Tautonia rosea genome includes a region encoding these proteins:
- a CDS encoding UPF0175 family protein, with the protein MTIHFEIPSEIEDQVRSREIDLNEKAREALLVELYREDQITHGQLGRALGLDAYETDGVLKRYGVGLDLTAEELQEEARSLRLARPE; encoded by the coding sequence ATGACGATTCACTTCGAGATCCCGTCGGAGATTGAAGATCAGGTGCGTTCGAGGGAAATCGACCTGAACGAGAAGGCTCGCGAGGCGTTGCTGGTCGAACTGTACCGCGAGGACCAGATCACCCACGGTCAACTCGGGCGGGCCCTTGGGCTTGATGCGTACGAGACCGACGGTGTTTTGAAACGGTATGGTGTGGGCCTCGATCTCACGGCCGAGGAGCTGCAAGAGGAGGCCCGTTCGCTTCGCCTCGCGAGACCGGAATGA
- a CDS encoding DUF3368 domain-containing protein yields MIVVTDATPLRYLVFIGEVGVLPALFGTVFTVPEVLAELGRSTSAPLEPVRRWAADPPAWLRVQAPLRVDESLRRHLDPGEAEAIALAQELGADRILLDETRGRRLAKELAEAERIAGRSSWHVAGTLAVLEEAAVRGLIEIEAVIDTLRGTKYRATESIYQQMIERVRERKNG; encoded by the coding sequence ATGATCGTCGTCACCGACGCGACGCCCCTTCGCTACCTTGTGTTCATCGGCGAAGTCGGTGTGCTCCCCGCGTTGTTCGGGACCGTGTTCACCGTCCCCGAGGTGCTGGCCGAACTGGGGCGCTCGACCAGCGCTCCGCTCGAACCGGTCCGACGATGGGCCGCCGACCCTCCCGCATGGTTGCGGGTTCAGGCCCCGCTCAGGGTCGATGAATCCTTGCGTCGTCACCTGGATCCTGGCGAGGCGGAGGCGATCGCGTTGGCCCAGGAACTGGGAGCGGATCGAATCCTCCTCGACGAAACGCGAGGGCGACGCCTTGCCAAAGAACTCGCGGAGGCCGAGCGGATCGCCGGTCGGTCGTCCTGGCACGTCGCCGGGACCCTGGCCGTCCTCGAAGAAGCTGCCGTCCGGGGCCTGATCGAGATTGAGGCGGTCATCGACACCCTTCGGGGGACGAAATATCGCGCAACCGAGAGCATTTATCAGCAGATGATCGAGCGAGTTCGTGAACGGAAGAACGGTTGA